The following proteins come from a genomic window of Rhodoligotrophos sp. CJ14:
- a CDS encoding acetyl-CoA C-acetyltransferase, producing the protein MAEAYIVEAVRTAGGRRGGKLAGWHPADLGAEVLNAIVDRSGIDSAAIEDVIVGCVTQAGEQAFHLGRNAVLASKLPESVPAVTIDRQCGSSQQAIQFAAQAVMSGTQDVVIAAGIESMSRVPMFSNMALHQKEGIGLGPFSKRIQERFGVETFSQFIGAEMMARKYGFSREQLDEYALRSHQRAAAAVKSGAFENEIVPVTVETPDGPQQHVVDEGIRFDATLEGISSVKLLQEGGRISAANASQICDGSSAVLIMSEKALKEHGLKPLARIHNLTVTAGDPVIMLEEPIPATRKALAKAGMTIDDIDLYEVNEAFAPVPLAWLRETGADPDKLNINGGAIALGHPLGASGTKLMATLVHALRAQGKRYGLQTMCEGGGIANVTIVEAA; encoded by the coding sequence ATGGCCGAAGCCTATATCGTTGAAGCCGTACGGACGGCTGGCGGGCGCCGCGGTGGTAAGCTCGCCGGCTGGCATCCTGCCGATCTCGGTGCCGAGGTGCTCAATGCCATTGTCGACCGCAGTGGCATCGATTCCGCCGCGATCGAAGACGTGATCGTCGGCTGCGTCACCCAGGCAGGCGAGCAAGCATTCCATCTCGGCCGCAACGCGGTGCTGGCCTCGAAGCTGCCGGAAAGCGTTCCGGCGGTGACCATCGATCGCCAGTGCGGCTCCTCGCAGCAGGCCATTCAGTTCGCCGCCCAAGCGGTGATGTCCGGCACGCAGGATGTCGTCATCGCCGCCGGCATCGAGAGCATGAGCCGCGTGCCCATGTTCTCCAACATGGCCCTCCACCAGAAGGAGGGCATCGGCCTCGGCCCGTTCAGCAAGCGCATTCAGGAGCGGTTCGGGGTCGAGACCTTCAGCCAGTTCATCGGCGCCGAGATGATGGCCAGGAAATATGGCTTCAGCCGCGAGCAGCTCGACGAATATGCGCTGCGCAGCCATCAGCGCGCGGCAGCGGCGGTCAAGTCTGGCGCATTCGAGAATGAAATCGTGCCGGTCACCGTCGAAACACCCGATGGCCCGCAGCAGCATGTGGTGGATGAAGGCATTCGCTTTGATGCGACCCTCGAGGGCATCTCCTCCGTGAAGCTCCTGCAGGAGGGCGGCCGGATCAGCGCGGCCAATGCCAGCCAGATCTGCGATGGCTCCTCCGCCGTGCTGATCATGAGTGAGAAGGCGTTGAAGGAGCACGGGCTGAAGCCGCTTGCCCGCATCCACAATCTCACGGTCACCGCCGGTGATCCCGTGATCATGCTGGAAGAGCCTATACCCGCAACCCGCAAAGCCCTGGCGAAGGCGGGCATGACCATCGATGATATCGATCTCTATGAGGTCAACGAGGCCTTCGCGCCGGTGCCTCTCGCCTGGCTGAGAGAGACAGGAGCAGACCCCGATAAGCTCAACATCAATGGCGGGGCTATTGCTCTGGGCCACCCGCTTGGCGCATCCGGCACGAAGCTGATGGCAACCCTGGTGCATGCTTTGAGAGCTCAGGGTAAGCGCTATGGCCTGCAGACCATGTGCGAAGGCGGCGGCATTGCCAATGTCACCATTGTGGAGGCTGCCTGA
- a CDS encoding NAD(P)H-dependent flavin oxidoreductase: MAIRTRFTELVGVEHPIVQGGMMWVGRAELAAAVSNAGGLGILTALTQPTPDDLRREIDRCRSMTDKPFAVNLTILPSVNPPPYQEYRKAIIDSGIQIVETAGYKPTEHVEEFKSHGIKVIHKCTAVRHALSAERMAVDAISIDGFECAGHPGEDDIPGLILIPAAADKVKIPMIASGGFGDGRGLAAALALGADGINMGTRFCATVEAPIHENAKRFLVENDERGTNLIFRSLRNTARVGKNSVSDEVVRILSEPGAKFEDIAHLVRGVKGRELLETGNLDAGLIWAGQVQGLIHDIPTCAELITRIMNEAEQIIRGRLAGMLAG; encoded by the coding sequence ATGGCCATTCGCACGCGCTTCACCGAACTCGTCGGGGTCGAACACCCCATCGTGCAGGGCGGGATGATGTGGGTTGGCCGGGCCGAGCTTGCCGCGGCAGTCTCCAACGCTGGGGGCCTTGGCATCCTCACCGCGCTCACTCAGCCGACGCCGGATGATCTTCGCCGCGAGATCGACCGCTGCCGGTCCATGACCGACAAGCCCTTTGCCGTGAACCTCACGATCCTGCCCTCGGTCAACCCTCCTCCCTATCAGGAGTATCGCAAGGCGATCATCGACAGTGGCATCCAGATTGTCGAGACGGCAGGCTATAAGCCGACCGAGCATGTGGAGGAATTCAAGTCACACGGCATCAAGGTCATCCACAAATGCACCGCCGTCCGCCATGCCCTTTCCGCCGAGCGGATGGCCGTCGATGCGATCTCGATCGACGGCTTTGAATGCGCCGGCCATCCCGGCGAAGATGATATTCCCGGCCTTATCCTGATCCCCGCTGCGGCTGACAAGGTGAAGATCCCGATGATCGCAAGCGGCGGTTTCGGTGATGGTCGCGGCCTCGCGGCAGCCCTGGCGCTTGGTGCGGACGGCATCAATATGGGCACCCGGTTTTGCGCGACCGTCGAAGCCCCTATTCACGAGAATGCCAAGCGCTTCCTGGTCGAGAATGATGAGCGGGGCACCAACCTGATCTTCCGCAGCCTGCGCAATACCGCCCGCGTCGGCAAGAACAGCGTGTCCGACGAGGTGGTGCGGATCCTTTCTGAGCCTGGCGCAAAGTTCGAGGACATCGCGCATCTGGTGCGCGGCGTCAAAGGACGCGAGCTTCTCGAAACCGGCAATCTCGATGCAGGCCTGATCTGGGCTGGCCAGGTGCAGGGCCTCATTCACGACATCCCCACCTGCGCGGAACTGATCACCCGGATCATGAACGAGGCCGAGCAGATCATCAGGGGTCGGCTTGCCGGCATGCTTGCCGGTTAG
- a CDS encoding NAD(+) synthase has protein sequence MADFFSLYSHEFIRIASCVPRAAVSDPDFAASETLAMAGEGDRDGIALMLFPELGLSSYAIDDLLFQDALLDAVEASVAKIAEASRALYPVLVVGAPLRRQGRLYNSAVVMHRGSILGAVPKTYLPNYREFYEHRHFTSGAGMTRVDISIAGRQIPFGVDLLFRSTGTAPFTFHVEICEDIWAPLPPSTRAAMAGAEVLLNLSASNITIGKADTRRLLCASHSARTIAAYAYSAAGPGESTTDLAWDGHAAIFEYGDLLAETERFPQGAVRATADIDLGRLRQERMRMNTFGECAQIEAAQNSLFREVTFTLDSPGKSVPLQRSVERFPFVPANPARLREDCYEAYNIQVQGLAKRLSATGLAHPVIGVSGGLDSTQALIVAVRAMERLGRKPKDVLAYTLPGFATSDETKANAWALIRSLGATGEEIDIRPAARQMLADLGHPFAKGEAVYDVTFENVQAGLRTDYLFRIANKVGGLVVGTGDLSELALGWCTYGVGDHMSHYNVNASVPKTLIQHLIRFVAGSGDVGKDAAKVLHAILATEISPELVPVGPGETIQSTQQIVGPYALQDFNLYYLTRYGFRPSKIAFLSHHAWGDVDRGAWPVDMPKSEHRAYSLTEIKHWLEVFLRRFFTSQFKRSTLPNGPKITSGGSLSPRGDWRAPSDGQAKLWLEELAAGVPDA, from the coding sequence ATGGCCGATTTCTTTTCGCTATATAGCCACGAATTCATCCGCATCGCCTCTTGTGTGCCACGCGCGGCGGTCAGCGATCCCGATTTTGCCGCCTCGGAAACACTGGCAATGGCGGGCGAGGGCGACAGGGATGGCATCGCTCTGATGCTCTTTCCAGAGCTTGGGCTTTCCTCTTACGCCATCGATGATCTCTTGTTTCAGGACGCGTTGCTCGATGCGGTCGAGGCAAGCGTCGCGAAAATCGCTGAAGCCTCGCGCGCGCTCTATCCCGTGCTGGTGGTCGGCGCCCCGCTCCGCCGCCAAGGCAGGCTTTACAATTCAGCCGTGGTGATGCACCGGGGCAGCATTCTTGGCGCCGTGCCGAAGACCTACCTGCCGAACTATCGAGAGTTTTACGAGCACCGGCATTTCACCTCCGGTGCCGGCATGACCCGTGTGGATATCAGCATTGCCGGCCGGCAGATCCCTTTCGGCGTTGATCTCTTGTTCCGCTCGACAGGCACTGCGCCCTTCACCTTTCACGTGGAGATCTGCGAGGATATCTGGGCACCGCTGCCGCCCTCGACTCGCGCGGCCATGGCCGGCGCCGAGGTGCTGCTCAATCTTTCCGCCAGCAACATCACCATCGGCAAGGCGGATACGCGGCGTCTGCTCTGTGCTAGTCACTCAGCCCGCACCATCGCGGCCTATGCCTATTCGGCGGCAGGTCCCGGCGAATCGACCACTGATCTTGCCTGGGATGGCCATGCAGCGATTTTCGAATATGGCGACCTGCTTGCCGAAACCGAGCGCTTTCCACAAGGTGCGGTCCGTGCAACTGCCGATATCGATCTTGGCCGGCTGCGCCAGGAGCGGATGCGAATGAATACCTTTGGTGAATGCGCCCAGATCGAGGCGGCTCAGAACAGCCTCTTCCGCGAGGTCACCTTCACGCTCGACAGCCCGGGCAAGTCCGTGCCCCTGCAGCGTTCGGTCGAGCGCTTTCCCTTCGTGCCGGCCAATCCAGCCAGGCTGCGCGAGGATTGTTATGAGGCCTATAACATCCAGGTTCAGGGCCTCGCCAAGCGGCTTTCCGCAACAGGGCTCGCGCATCCTGTCATTGGCGTTTCCGGAGGTCTCGATTCGACCCAAGCGCTGATTGTTGCGGTGCGCGCCATGGAACGATTGGGCCGCAAGCCCAAGGATGTGCTCGCCTATACCCTGCCCGGCTTTGCCACCTCGGACGAGACCAAGGCGAATGCTTGGGCGCTGATCCGCAGCCTGGGGGCCACCGGCGAAGAGATCGACATTCGCCCGGCCGCGCGCCAGATGCTGGCCGATCTCGGCCATCCCTTTGCCAAGGGCGAGGCCGTCTATGACGTGACCTTCGAGAATGTGCAGGCCGGGCTTCGCACGGATTATCTGTTCCGCATCGCCAATAAGGTCGGGGGCCTGGTGGTCGGGACCGGTGATCTCTCGGAGCTTGCCTTGGGCTGGTGCACCTATGGCGTTGGCGATCACATGTCCCACTACAACGTCAATGCCTCCGTGCCCAAGACACTGATCCAGCATCTGATCCGCTTCGTTGCGGGGTCCGGTGATGTCGGCAAGGATGCGGCCAAGGTGCTGCATGCGATCCTTGCAACCGAAATCTCTCCAGAACTGGTTCCGGTCGGCCCCGGCGAGACCATCCAGTCAACCCAGCAGATCGTAGGGCCTTACGCCCTTCAGGATTTCAACCTCTATTACCTCACCCGTTACGGCTTCCGGCCATCGAAGATTGCCTTCCTCTCCCATCACGCTTGGGGTGATGTGGACCGCGGCGCATGGCCCGTCGACATGCCTAAATCCGAGCACCGGGCCTATTCACTCACCGAGATCAAACATTGGCTGGAGGTATTCCTTCGCCGGTTCTTCACGAGCCAGTTCAAGCGCTCAACACTGCCAAACGGTCCGAAGATCACCTCCGGCGGTTCCCTGTCCCCACGGGGCGACTGGCGGGCTCCGTCGGACGGGCAGGCGAAGCTCTGGCTTGAAGAGCTCGCGGCGGGGGTGCCCGACGCGTAG
- a CDS encoding DUF3775 domain-containing protein translates to MTKIRNIEEGDTQLTIPVEKVCFLIVKARQYDVKDVVTVPDQASNPSDDRYAMVLEDHGNDPVLEEMASLISSLSEDEQIDLVALMWLARDDYTADDWEAVRKQAADERSDHTVRYLCTTPLLADHLANGLSLLGYSCADYEADHL, encoded by the coding sequence ATGACCAAGATCCGCAATATCGAAGAAGGTGATACGCAACTGACCATTCCCGTGGAGAAGGTCTGCTTTCTCATCGTGAAGGCCAGGCAATATGACGTGAAAGACGTGGTCACCGTCCCGGACCAGGCTTCCAATCCCTCCGATGATCGCTATGCGATGGTGCTGGAGGATCACGGCAATGATCCGGTGCTGGAGGAAATGGCGTCCTTGATCAGCAGCTTGTCGGAAGATGAGCAGATCGACCTGGTGGCCCTCATGTGGCTTGCTCGCGACGACTATACCGCCGATGATTGGGAGGCTGTGCGCAAGCAGGCGGCGGACGAGCGCAGCGATCACACCGTCCGTTATCTCTGCACGACGCCGCTGCTGGCCGACCATTTGGCGAATGGCCTCTCGCTGCTCGGCTATTCCTGCGCGGATTACGAGGCCGACCACCTTTAG
- a CDS encoding phosphoribosyltransferase: MALFRDRADAGRKLAFALATYIPAHPVILALPRGGVLVASEVAEALNASLDLILVRKIGVPSQPELAMGAVVDGPTLTIVRNEEVISASGISRAAFEAACASAMAEIERRRTRYLGNSARYETSGRVAIVVDDGIATGATVKAALRATRSRNPRELVLAVPVAPAETVEELRSEADTIICLHTPRPFDAVGRFYDDFEQVSDEQVIATLARFTRDPQG, encoded by the coding sequence ATGGCGCTGTTTCGCGACAGGGCAGATGCGGGGCGCAAACTAGCATTTGCGTTGGCGACATATATCCCTGCGCATCCGGTGATCCTCGCATTGCCACGCGGCGGCGTGTTGGTTGCGTCCGAAGTTGCCGAGGCCCTGAACGCCTCGCTCGACCTCATCCTCGTGCGCAAGATCGGCGTGCCCAGCCAGCCGGAACTTGCCATGGGTGCGGTGGTGGACGGGCCGACCCTCACGATCGTCCGCAATGAAGAGGTGATCAGTGCTTCCGGGATCAGCCGGGCGGCATTCGAGGCAGCCTGCGCCAGCGCAATGGCCGAGATCGAGCGGAGGAGAACCCGCTATCTCGGCAATTCAGCGAGATATGAGACATCAGGGCGTGTCGCTATCGTGGTCGATGACGGCATCGCGACTGGGGCGACCGTCAAAGCGGCCTTACGGGCGACCCGCAGCCGCAATCCACGAGAACTCGTTCTTGCAGTGCCGGTTGCTCCAGCCGAAACGGTGGAAGAGCTGCGAAGCGAGGCCGACACGATCATCTGCCTCCACACGCCGCGGCCTTTCGATGCTGTCGGGCGGTTCTATGACGATTTCGAGCAAGTCAGCGACGAGCAGGTCATCGCGACCCTCGCACGGTTCACCAGGGATCCCCAGGGATAA
- a CDS encoding alpha/beta hydrolase, whose product MQENSGEHGPIVDQLPGGTGRSRIDPDDPAAPYFELLSRLRSPLTLRELMIQTVRSGYIGQGTPIDPKMLPPSAEELYPEIGVKPLLVPSPLGRIRCQVFGPPGEAPRRRMMLYLHGGGFTVGSSEDTAYITSRIAAENDIIVVSVNYRLAPEWPFPAGLDDALCVLNWMRENGASLGGDSDQIFVAGDSAGANMAAALPHKARDEGARLPDGVVLLCPITDFHVEQYPSFERLAPLGIIYDTAFVGYIRGAYVVHHRLWSHPHVSPALGDLRDYPPTVIIAGEVDPIVDDNRAFASKLAAAGRPVQLLVQPKMPHGFYFFPRLLPAGEAAFEAIRRFFGSAR is encoded by the coding sequence ATGCAGGAGAATAGCGGCGAGCACGGGCCTATTGTCGATCAGCTCCCGGGCGGGACGGGCCGATCACGCATCGATCCCGATGATCCGGCCGCACCCTATTTCGAGCTGCTGTCGCGCCTGCGCTCGCCACTGACATTGCGCGAGCTGATGATCCAGACCGTCCGCTCTGGCTATATCGGGCAAGGAACGCCAATCGATCCGAAGATGCTTCCGCCCAGCGCGGAGGAGCTTTACCCGGAGATAGGGGTCAAGCCACTCCTCGTGCCCTCCCCTCTGGGCCGCATTCGCTGCCAGGTGTTTGGACCACCCGGTGAGGCGCCCAGGCGGCGCATGATGCTTTACCTGCACGGCGGTGGGTTCACCGTCGGGTCATCCGAAGATACGGCCTATATCACCAGCCGCATCGCCGCCGAGAACGACATCATCGTCGTGAGCGTCAATTACCGGCTGGCGCCGGAATGGCCCTTTCCCGCCGGCCTCGATGATGCGCTCTGCGTGCTCAACTGGATGCGGGAGAATGGCGCCTCCCTCGGCGGTGATTCCGATCAAATCTTTGTCGCAGGTGACTCAGCCGGTGCCAATATGGCTGCGGCCTTGCCGCATAAGGCGCGCGATGAGGGGGCGCGGCTTCCGGACGGCGTCGTATTGCTCTGTCCAATCACCGATTTTCACGTGGAGCAATATCCATCCTTCGAACGGCTCGCGCCCCTGGGCATCATCTACGACACGGCCTTCGTCGGCTATATTCGCGGAGCCTATGTGGTCCATCACCGGCTTTGGTCGCATCCCCATGTGAGCCCTGCCCTCGGCGACCTGCGGGATTATCCCCCAACGGTGATCATCGCCGGCGAGGTTGATCCGATTGTCGATGACAACAGGGCCTTCGCAAGCAAGCTCGCGGCCGCCGGCCGGCCGGTGCAATTGCTCGTGCAGCCCAAGATGCCGCATGGCTTCTACTTCTTTCCTCGCCTCTTGCCAGCTGGAGAGGCAGCCTTCGAGGCAATCCGCCGGTTTTTTGGCTCAGCGCGCTGA
- a CDS encoding NAD-dependent deacylase — protein sequence MRIFVLTGAGISAESGLGTFRDKAGTGIWARFDPMKLATPEGFARDPEAVHAFYNTRRRNLLAAEPNEAHFALARLEAGLAERSGMLTLVTQNIDDLHERAGSRNVVHMHGELLKSRCAACDSVVDWRQDLSLEDQCEACGETGHLRPHVVWFGEMPLALDQIYGALAASDLFVAIGTSGTVYPAAGFVAQARALGIATCEINLEPSDDARLFDECRYGPASETVPAWVQDMLRQG from the coding sequence ATGAGGATCTTCGTTCTGACAGGGGCGGGCATTTCCGCGGAAAGCGGGCTGGGGACGTTTCGCGACAAAGCGGGAACCGGCATCTGGGCGCGCTTTGATCCGATGAAGCTTGCAACCCCGGAAGGCTTCGCACGAGATCCCGAGGCGGTGCACGCCTTCTATAATACCCGCCGCCGCAACCTGCTTGCCGCCGAGCCTAATGAGGCTCACTTCGCCCTGGCGCGTCTTGAAGCGGGCCTTGCAGAGCGCAGCGGGATGCTCACTCTCGTCACCCAGAATATCGATGATCTCCACGAGCGGGCGGGCTCGCGCAATGTCGTGCATATGCATGGCGAGCTGCTCAAGAGCCGCTGCGCTGCCTGTGACAGTGTCGTGGACTGGCGGCAGGACCTGAGCCTTGAAGATCAATGTGAGGCCTGCGGCGAAACTGGCCACCTTCGGCCACACGTGGTGTGGTTTGGTGAGATGCCGCTGGCGCTTGATCAAATCTATGGCGCGCTTGCCGCGTCGGATTTGTTCGTGGCCATCGGCACGTCCGGCACGGTCTATCCCGCAGCAGGCTTCGTTGCGCAAGCACGCGCGCTGGGGATAGCGACCTGCGAGATCAATCTGGAGCCGTCCGATGATGCCCGCCTCTTCGACGAGTGCCGTTACGGCCCGGCAAGCGAAACCGTGCCGGCCTGGGTCCAGGACATGCTGCGCCAAGGTTAG
- a CDS encoding aminotransferase class V-fold PLP-dependent enzyme, which produces MSLIDKLRGDIIGGGAGIPGPFGTRPLIYADFTASGRSLRSIENFIDDEILPFYANPHSRQSFTGRQTGTLIEEAREIIARSIGAGPFDAVLFCGTGATDAIAKLIALLDLKPGRASRELTDRDCPVVFIGPYEHHSNELPWRECDIDLIVICEDAQGQPDLSWLEAHLREIRPGRPIYGSFSAASNVTGIRTPIDEICRMLHAYGGLAFWDFAAAGPYDAIDMSVGPDSATWKDAVFISPHKFLGGPDTPGVLAVKRSIVRRCVPCKPGGGTVQYVTPFDHVYYDELERREEGGTPASIAAMRAALAFTVKAAVGVEQIRAIEDRLVERALSAWRDVPGILVLGSGSQSRLAVFSLMIKAGRRFLHHAFVVQLLNDLFGIQVRGGLFCAGPYAHRLLGINQSQSKQLFEVAGAHGVIARPGWIRLNFHYLMSDEEADYIIAAVRFIAEHGQAFLPLYEFCMRTGRWRHRHYGDAPIRRLRDFEAMLTGRDFRPPCLEPAGEKPLQSYLEEADELVRRLPALAEDGRTAVELPSAIEAVRWFWIPADYCRDDLFSCSPMEEAATPAQQFQSALA; this is translated from the coding sequence AATTTCATCGATGATGAAATTCTTCCCTTTTACGCAAACCCGCATTCCCGGCAATCCTTTACCGGCCGCCAGACAGGTACGCTGATCGAAGAGGCGCGCGAAATCATTGCGCGCTCAATTGGTGCCGGTCCCTTCGATGCGGTTCTATTCTGTGGCACAGGTGCGACCGACGCGATCGCAAAGCTGATTGCACTTTTGGACCTGAAGCCCGGAAGGGCATCGCGCGAGCTCACCGATCGCGATTGCCCGGTCGTGTTCATCGGGCCTTACGAGCACCATTCCAACGAGCTGCCCTGGCGGGAATGCGACATCGACTTGATCGTGATCTGCGAAGATGCGCAGGGGCAGCCGGATCTTTCGTGGCTTGAAGCCCATCTTCGGGAGATCAGGCCTGGTCGGCCGATTTATGGCAGCTTTTCAGCGGCATCGAATGTGACGGGCATCCGCACGCCCATCGACGAGATCTGCCGCATGCTCCACGCCTATGGCGGTCTCGCCTTCTGGGACTTTGCCGCAGCCGGTCCATATGATGCGATTGACATGTCAGTGGGACCTGATTCGGCTACCTGGAAGGATGCGGTGTTCATTTCACCGCATAAATTCCTCGGGGGTCCTGACACACCGGGCGTTCTCGCCGTCAAGCGAAGCATCGTGCGGCGATGCGTGCCCTGCAAGCCAGGCGGTGGCACGGTGCAATACGTGACGCCGTTCGATCACGTCTATTATGACGAGCTGGAACGCCGGGAGGAGGGCGGAACGCCGGCCTCGATTGCCGCCATGCGGGCGGCGCTCGCTTTCACCGTGAAAGCTGCGGTGGGGGTCGAGCAGATCCGCGCCATTGAGGATCGTCTGGTGGAACGGGCCTTATCAGCCTGGCGGGATGTGCCGGGCATCCTCGTCCTTGGATCGGGCAGCCAGTCCCGTCTCGCAGTCTTTTCCCTAATGATCAAGGCCGGTCGCCGCTTCCTCCACCATGCCTTTGTGGTGCAGCTGCTCAACGACCTCTTCGGGATCCAGGTTCGCGGCGGCTTGTTCTGCGCCGGACCCTATGCTCACCGCCTGTTGGGGATCAACCAGAGCCAGTCGAAGCAGCTGTTCGAGGTTGCCGGAGCCCATGGCGTCATCGCGCGTCCCGGCTGGATCCGGCTCAACTTTCATTACCTCATGTCCGATGAAGAGGCGGATTACATCATCGCGGCTGTGCGGTTCATTGCCGAACACGGGCAGGCCTTTCTTCCGCTCTACGAGTTCTGTATGCGCACTGGCCGTTGGCGCCATCGCCACTATGGCGATGCCCCGATCCGCCGTCTGCGGGATTTCGAGGCGATGCTCACAGGCCGTGATTTCCGCCCGCCCTGCCTAGAGCCGGCTGGCGAGAAGCCGCTGCAATCATACCTCGAAGAGGCGGATGAGCTTGTCCGGAGGCTGCCCGCTCTTGCCGAGGACGGAAGAACGGCAGTGGAGCTGCCTTCGGCGATCGAGGCGGTGCGCTGGTTCTGGATCCCTGCCGATTATTGCCGGGACGACCTGTTTTCCTGCTCGCCTATGGAGGAAGCTGCGACGCCCGCTCAGCAGTTCCAGTCGGCCTTGGCCTGA